The Indicator indicator isolate 239-I01 chromosome 32, UM_Iind_1.1, whole genome shotgun sequence genome contains a region encoding:
- the TAS1R1 gene encoding taste receptor type 1 member 1: protein MPLSALLCLCTAAAASFFTSAGDYRLAGLFSLHLPPPRAAAQPFVGGCDNIATIKSHGYCLSQAMRFAVEEINNSSTLLPNITLGYDIHDACSEPASLHAMLQALARKGAQEVEVLPAFHHYQPEAVAVIGPDSTQLALTTATILGVYLVPEISYEASAAPLSLKRFYPSFLRTIPSDGQQVRAIFLLLQHFRWTWVALLGSNNAYGRDSLEALYKLLSTSSVCVAYRGLIPTGTNASNPELHNLVRILRDVRVKVTVVFATRQSVLPFFEVVVHRNITGMVWVGSEDWPLAQTIWQVPGIRSIGSVLGMSVEKTESMMLERFVPWKAAEESAAAERAGSTGAGVGDAESTQLACTQRCTRCLSLAAAPDIYDAQASFNVYSAVYAVAHGLHALLGCASGACSKRTVYPWQLLPRIKQVNFSLYRSHISFDASGDIRKGYDVVMWNWSGPSWAFDVIGTFRVNPDRLSITQGRILWHTGDHQAPSSVCSEPCQPGQKRLQRSRHRCCFSCVPCPSGTFLNRSDLYSCQSCRIDEWAPTGSEACFNRTIEFLSWSEPISWVLLTLTALLMLLLAGLAVLFALNVSTPVVKSAGGNMCFLMLGSLACACSSLFCYFGEPTWHSCLLRLPLFAISFTLFLSCVATRSFQIICIFKLNARCPALYEAWLRCRGPVLFIAASTVAQALLCLASETISPSAPRMDYGAATDRVLLECGRNDAVSRTAVTAYTVLLSVCCFTLSYAGKDLPASYNEAKCLTCSLLLHLACSATVLCTQDAFRGRDEAAAQVFGYLCTVGALLGGFFFPKAFVILLRPHFNTPEHFQMAIQHYTRRLADT from the exons ATGCCACTGTCcgccctgctctgcctctgcacGGCAGCCGCCGCCTCCTTCTTCACCAGCGCCGGCGACTACCGCCTGGCCGGACTCTTCTCGCTACACCTACCGCCACCGCGGGCTGCTGCGCAGCCGTTCGTGGGCGGGTGCGACAA CATCGCCACCATCAAGAGCCACGGCTACTGCCTGTCCCAAGCCATGCGCTTTGCCGTGGAGGAGATCAACAACTCCAGCACCCTTCTCCCAAACATCACCTTGGGCTACGACATCCATGacgcttgctcagagcctgccaGCCTGCATGCCATGCTGCAAGCCCTTGCCCGGAaaggtgcccaggaggtggAAGTGCTCCCTGCCTTCCACCACTACCAGCCCGAGGCAGTGGCTGTCATTGGACCCGACAGTACCCAGCTGGCCCTCACCACAGCAACCATCCTCGGCGTCTACCTTGTCCCGGAG ATCAGCTATGAAGCCTCCGCAGCGCCGCTGAGCCTGAAGCGGTTCTACCCCTCCTTCCTGCGCACCATTCCCAGTGACGGGCAGCAGGTGAGGGccatcttcctgctgctgcagcactttaGGTGGACATGGGTTGCACTGCTGGGCAGCAACAACGCCTATGGCCGCGACAGCTTGGAGGCCCTCTACAAACTGCTGAGCACAAGCAGTGTCTGCGTCGCCTACCGAGGGCTCATCCCCACCGGCACCAATGCCAGCAACCCGGAGCTCCACAACCTGGTCAGGATCCTCAGGGACGTCAGGGTCAAGGTCACTGTTGTCTTTGCCACCAGGCAAAGCGTCCTCCCCTTCTTTGAGGTGGTGGTGCACAGGAACATCACAGGCATGGTGTGGGTGGGCTCTGAGGACTGGCCGTTGGCTCAGACCATCTGGCAGGTGCCTGGCATCAGGAGCAttggctcagtgctggggatgtCGGTCGAGAAGACGGAGTCCATGATGCTGGAACGGTTTGTGCCTtggaaggcagcagaagaaagtgctgcagctgaacgtgctggcagcacaggggcaGGTGTGGGGGATGCAGAGAGCACCCAGCTGGCCTGCACCCAGCGCTGCACCCGCTGCCTCTcgcttgctgctgctcctgacaTCTACGACGCTCAAGCCTCCTTCAACGTCTATTCTGCTGTCTATGCCGTGGCCCACGGCCTGCACGCCCTGCTGGGCTGCGCCTCGGGGGCCTGCAGCAAGCGCACTGTGTACCCCTGGCAG CTCCTACCAAGAATCAAGCAAGTGAACTTCAGCCTGTACAGAAGCCACATCTCTTTTGATGCCAGTGGGGACATCCGCAAGGGCTATGACGTTGTCATGTGGAACTGGAGCGGCCCCAGCTGGGCCTTTGACGTGATAGGAACCTTCCGTGTGAACCCTGACAGGctgagcatcacccagggcagaatcctgtggcacacaggggATCACCAG GCTCCCAGCTCCGTGTGCTCtgagccctgccagcctggaCAGAAGCGGCTGCAACGGAGCCGCCACcgctgctgcttcagctgtgtgccctgcccctCGGGAACCTTCCTGAACAGATCAG ACCTCTACAGCTGCCAGTCCTGCAGGATAGATGAGTGGGCCCCAACGGGGAGTGAGGCTTGCTTCAACCGCACCATCGAGTTTCTGTCCTGGTCCGAACCCATCTCCTGGGTACTGCTGACCCTCACTGCCCTCCTcatgctgctcctggcagggctggccGTTCTCTTTGCCCTGAACGTCTCCACACCAGTGGTCAAGTCAGCGGGTGGGAACATGTGCTTCCTCATGCTGGGCTCTCTGGCCTGcgcctgcagcagcctcttctGCTACTTCGGGGAGCCCACATGGCACTCGTGTCTGCTGCGGCTCCCCCTCTTTGCCATCAGCTTCACCCTCTTCCTGTCGTGCGTGGCAACGCGCTCCTTCCAGATCATCTGCATCTTCAAGCTGAACGCGCGCTGCCCGGCCCTCTATGAGGCCTGGCTGCGCTGCAGGGGGCCGGTACTCTTCATCGCGGCCAGCACGGTGGCCCAGGCGCTGCTGTGCCTGGCCTCGGAAACCATCAGCCCCTCGGCACCGCGCATGGACTACGGCGCGGCGACCGACCGGGTGCTGCTGGAGTGCGGCCGGAACGACGCGGTGAGCAGGACGGCCGTGACCGCCTACACCGTGCTGCTCAGCGTCTGCTGCTTCACCCTCAGCTACGCGGGCAAGGATCTACCCGCCAGCTACAACGAGGCCAAGTGCTTGACCTGTAGCCTACTGCTGCACCTCGCCTGCTCCGCGACCGTGCTCTGCACTCAGGATGCGTTCCGCGGGCGGGACGAGGCGGCGGCCCAGGTGTTCGGCTACCTCTGCACGGTGGGCGCGCTGCTGGGCGGCTTCTTTTTCCCGAAGGCCTTCGTCATCCTGCTGCGGCCGCACTTCAACACTCCCGAGCACTTCCAGATGGCGATCCAGCACTATACGCGGCGCCTGGCCGACACCTGA
- the NOL9 gene encoding polynucleotide 5'-hydroxyl-kinase NOL9, translated as MPARRGPPARRPRRGSSRGGRVEAAWKEFVASFARASMVPPADGGLAAVEAAEGAAVLLLAPQQTLTFTGKCRLRCLYGAVRLLGFAVASHQPALPVFSPATHCALTLETLPPARPPGADLRQLRAAARAAMRAHGVRRHARVKAMARFAPDCALVLLEHLDTPVTRYLLSHPPLSRLFEPPVSPAPGPVPALPFSQQRKEESNFTPEDAVLASVGIVKCSAEHGLLVSESMVLALEELIQACCAEDEGVPLILVCGPKNTGKSTFNRYLINLLLNRLPSVEYLECDIGQTEFTPPGCVSLSHVTEPLLGPPFTHQQAPRRMVYYGLTSCEQDTERYLDVVKSVFNSYKKEVPLVVNTMGWVKGEGLLLLIDLIRLLCPSHIVQMDVYDWKAMVPLSPDYVHLTAGLYTKGKQQAKCRQMRASGAEPWSPSEGAGDAPEYKLLYIHPEFPRAGAAGEARVHSSILRDAAILGYLGQLQCPDVGALLPLHSLLPYQVPFRAVALRVIHTDVAPNNTLYALNASWVGLCHMPDEVQGQGEAPVLLTQTPVCDCLGFGIVRGVDMEKKLYHVLTPVPVEKLRLVNCLLLGSVAIPNCVLVGQQGVQGEIPYVTSDYNYSIMGSGKLRKKHFKRREFDCDYT; from the exons ATGCCCGCTCGGCGCGGCCCGCCGGCCCGCCGGCCCCGACGGGGCTCGAGCCGCGGCGGCCGGGTGGAGGCGGCCTGGAAGGAGTTCGTCGCCTCCTTCGCCCGCGCCAGTATGGTGCCGCCGGCCGACGGGGGTCTGGCGGCCGTGGAGGCGGCGGAGGGCGCCGCTGTCCTCCTCCTGGCTCCGCAGCAG ACGCTGACCTTCACCGGGAAGTGTCGCTTGCGCTGCCTCTATGGTGCTGTCCGTCTCCTGGGCTTCGCCGTAGCCTCACACCAGCCGGCGCTGCCGGTCTTCTCGCCCGCCACGCACTGCGCCCTGACGCTGGAAACGCTaccgcccgcccgcccgcccggCGCCGACCTCCGCCAGCTCCGTGCCGCCGCCCGCGCCGCCATGCGCGCGCACGGCGTCCGTCGCC ACGCGCGCGTGAAGGCCATGGCGCGCTTCGCGCCGGACTGcgccctggtgctgctggagcacctGGACACGCCGGTGACTCGGTACCTGCTCAGCCACCCGCCGCTCTCGCGCCTCTTCGAGCCCCCGGTGAGCCCCGCGCCCGGCCCGGTGCCTGCCCTGCCTTTCTCGCAGCAG AGGAAGGAGGAGTCCAACTTCACGCCAGAGGACGCGGTGCTCGCCTCTGTTGGCATCGTGAAATGCAGCGCTGAACACGGGCTGCTGGTGTCAGAGAGCATGGTCCTAGCTCTGGAGGAGCTGATCCAAGCCTGCTGTG ctgaagatgaaGGTGTCCCACTCATTCTGGTGTGTGGCCCAAAAAATACCGGCAAGTCGACATTCAACAGATACCTGATCAATCTGCTGCTGAACCG cctcccctcTGTGGAGTACCTGGAGTGTGACATAGGGCAGACGGAGTTCACACCGCCAGGCTGCGTGTCCCTGAGCCACGTCACGGAGCCCCTCCTGG GGCCCCCATTCACTCACCAGCAGGCCCCACGCAGGATGGTCTACTATGGCCTGACCAGCTGTGAGCAGGACACGGAGAGGTACCTGGACGTGGTGAAGTCTGTGTTCAACTCCTACAAGAAGGAGGTGCCCCTGGTGGTCAATACCATGGGCTGGGTGAAAG GTGAGGGCTTGCTGCTTCTGATCGACCTCATCCggctgctgtgccccagccaCATCGTGCAGATGGATGTGTACGACTGGAAGGCTATGGTCCCCCTCAGCCCTGACTACGTTCACCTCACTGCTGGCCTCTACACCAAGGGCAAGCAGCAGGCCAAGTGCAGGCAGATGAGAGCAAGCGGAGCAGAGCCATGGAGCCCCTCGGAGGGGGCTGGGGACGCTCCTGAGTACAAGCTGCTCTACATCCACCCTGAGTTCCCccgagcaggagctgcaggcgaGGC gcgaGTGCACAGCAGCATCCTGCGGGACGCAGCCATCCTGGGCTACCTGGGCCAGCTGCAGTGCCCGGATGTGGGCGCCTTGCTGCCACTGCACAGCCTCCTGCCATACCAG GTGCCTTTCCGTGCCGTGGCGCTCAGGGTCATCCACACAGACGTGGCCCCCAACAACACCCTCTATGCCCTGAATGCCAGCTGGGTTGGGCTGTGCCACATGCCTGATGAGGTACAGGGCCAGGGCGAGGCTCCGGTGTTGCTGACACAGACTCCGGTCTGCGACTGCCTCGGCTTCG GAATTGTCCGCGGGGTCGACATGGAGAAGAAGCTTTACCATGTTCTGACCCCAGTGCCTGTGGAGAAGCTGAGACTGGTGAACTGCCTGCTGCTTGGCAGCGTTGCCATCCCCAACTGCGTGCTCGTGGGGCAG cAAGGAGTTCAGGGTGAGATCCCCTATGTCACCTCTGATTACAACTACAGCATCATGGGCTCTGGGAAGCTCAGGAAGAAGCATTTCAAGAGGAGGGAGTTTGACTGCGACTATACCTGA
- the PLEKHG5 gene encoding pleckstrin homology domain-containing family G member 5, translated as MHFDSHIRFNLPPQGSILARNMSTRSCPPRTSPASDLEEDDGPADSRGEQRSSALKLPKKKAWRRHTDDPSKECFTLKFDLGINIEAEIVPALKKKSLGEILLPVFERKAIELAKVDIFLDQSHTPLSLQFEAFRFGGHYLRVKAKPGDELKLEQAAQDAKSVSLPILRPASTTVPVAQRHPLRSARFCPGGHQLSLLQAPGRRRKNMTEFLGDSSISSPELVPHGGGSLPANGTDTWKNRAASRFSGFFGSGTSTGSFGRESEKLEQLMSRLHAYGTFGLPKLPPQLCFDRDSWEEDGDEAGLALEDSWQQIIQGAEALSRRQCHQQEAIWELLHTEATYIRKLKVITDLFLCCLLNLQESGLLCEVDAERLFSNIGDIIRLHRELWRGVMAPVLAKARRTGAPLCPIDFLDGFKMFGSLFKPYVRYCMEEEGCMEYMRALLRDSELFRAYLTWAEKHEQCSRLKLSDMLVKPHQRLTKYPLLLKSVLKKTDDPRARDAITTMIGSVEHFINDVNSRMRQRQEQQRLAAILSRIDAYEVVEGSTDEVDKLLKEFLRLDLTAPIPGTSPEDTRQLLLEGSLRMREGKDSKMDVYCFLFTDLFLITKPLKKAERTKVVRQPLLVDKVVCRELRDTGSFLLIYLNELGSAVAAYTFQASGQSLCRSWVEAVRNAQNLLQQLRQRRRLEEAEGEEEDGESSASAASSPTVRRHGSTSSDSQQCLSNGSTETLAVVAVDCGDELSSPDWDAGPFSSASDGSSVGTSASISTGTSADTPTSAETPTQELLAGALPVPLSQGADTAASGCRSSSIDSAYGTLSPTSLQDFGQQPEGVAEEGRQPLLATPVPCPSSPRLRRRMPVQLLPCPARVLKSKSEANLPQLVPPGSPSPLSQSRSLSDLSAGPPWTSQAPGLLTAPSSSSSSTSELSEPEEPGESPVPLPGELSCRPLPTAYRTLSDPQEAQHRKLTLAQLYRIRTTLLLNSTLTAS; from the exons ATGCACTTCGACAGCCACATCCGCTTCAACCTGCCCCCGCAAG GCTCCATCCTGGCCCGCAACATGTCAACACGCTCCTGCCCGCCGCGCACTAGCCCTGCCTCCGACTTGGAGGAGGATGACGGTCCTGCGGACAGCAGAGG GGAGCAAAGGAGCTCGGCGCTGAAGCTGCCCAAGAAGAAGGCTTGGCGCAGGCACACAGAC GACCCCAGCAAGGAATGCTTCACCCTGAAGTTCGACCTCGGCATCAACATCGAGGCGGAGATTGTGCCGGCCCTGAAGAAGAAGTCCCTGGG GGAGATTCTGCTGCCAGTCTTTGAGAGGAAGGCAATCGAGCTGGCCAAGGTGGACATCTTCCTGGACCAGTCCCACACACCACTGTCCCTGCAGTTCGAGGCGTTCCGCTTTGGGGGGCACTACCTGCGGGTGAAAG CCAAGCCTGGGGATGaactgaagctggagcaggcagcacaggatgCCAAGTCAGTCAGCCTGCCCATCCTGCGCCCTGCCAGCACCACAGT cccgGTGGCACAGCGGCACCCATTGCGCAGTGCCAGGTTctgccctgggggacaccaactgtccctgctgcaggctccgGGTCGGCGGAGGAAGAACATGACGGAGttcctgggggacagcagcatTTCCAGCCCTGAGCTGGTCCCGCACGGCGGtggctccctgcctgccaaTGGCACTGACACTTGGAAGAACCGCGCTGCCAGCCGCTTCAGTGGCTTCTTCGGCTCTGGCACCAGCACCGGATCCTTTGGGCGG GAGTCAgagaagctggagcagctgaTGAGCCGACTGCACGCCTACGGCACCTTTGGGTTGCCCAAGTTgccaccccagctctgctttgacCGTGATTCCTGGGAGGAGGACGGGGACGAGGCTGGCCTGGCGCTGGAAGACAGCTGGCAGCAGATCATCCAGGGTGCAGAG GCCCTGTCACGTCGGCAGTGCCACCAACAGGAAGCcatctgggagctgctgcacacCGAGGCCACCTACATCCGCAAGCTCAAAGTCATCACAGAT ctgttcctctgctgcctgctgaacCTGCAGGAGTCTGGGCTGCTCTGCGAG GTGGATGCTGAGCGGCTCTTCAGCAACATTGGCGACATCATTCGGCTGCACCGGGAGCTGTGGCGTGGCGTCATGGCCCCGGTGCTGGCCAAGGCGCGGCGGACTGGGGCTCCACTCTGCCCCATCGACTTCCTTGATGGCTTCAAGATG TTCGGCTCCCTCTTCAAGCCCTATGTGCGCTACTGCATGGAGGAGGAGGGCTGCATGGAATACATGCGGGCGCTGCTGCGGGACAGTGAGCTCTTCCGCGCCTACCTCACG tgggCTGAGAAGCATGAGCAGTGCAGCCGCCTGAAGCTGAGCGATATGCTGGTCAAGCCCCACCAGCGCCTCACCAAGTACCCACTGCTTCTCAAGTCCGTGCTGAAGAAGACCGACGACCCACGTGCACGTGATGCCATCACCACCATG ATTGGCTCTGTGGAGCACTTCATCAATGATGTCAACTCACGCATGCGGCAGCGGCAGGAGCAGCAGCGCCTGGCAGCCATCCTCAGCCGCATTGATGCTTATGAGGTGGTAGAGGGAAGCACGGATGAGGTGGACAAG ctgctgaaggagttCCTGCGGCTGGATCTGAcagcccccatccctggcacctcACCGGAGGACAccaggcagctcctcctggagGGCAGCCTGCGGATGCGGGAAGGTAAAGACAGCAAG ATGGATGTCTACTGCTTCCTCTTCACTGACCTTTTCCTCATCACCAAGCCTCTCAAGAAGGCTGAACGCACCAAGGTGGTCCGGCAGCCCTTGCTAGTGGACAAGGTAGTCTGCCGGGAGCTCAGAGACACAG GGTCCTTCCTCCTCATCTACCTGAACGAGCTGGGCAGTGCCGTGGCTGCCTACACTTTCCAAGCCAGCGGGCAGTCACTGTGccgcagctgggtcgaggctgTGCGCAATGCCCAG aacctgctgcagcagctgcggCAGCGCCGGCgcctggaggaggcagagggggaggaggaggatggggagagcagCGCTTCGGCCGCCAGTTCACCCACAGTCCGCCGCCACGGCAGCACCAGCTCAGACTCACAGCAGTG CCTGTCCAATGGCTCCACCGAGACCCTCGCCGTGGTGGCAGTGGATTGTGGCGATGAGCTCTCCTCCCCAGACTGGGATGCAGGGCCCTTCAGCTCAGCCTCGGATGGCTCCTCTGTGGGCACCAGCGCCTCCATCAGCACTGGCACCTCTGCTGACACCCCCACCTCGGCTGAGACCCCcactcaggagctgctggcaggagctcTGCCGGTTCCCCTGTCCCAGGGGGCAGACACCGCAGCCAGCGGCTGCCGCTCGTCCTCCATCGACAGCGCTTATGGCACCCtgtcccccacctccctgcaggaCTTCGGCCAGCAGCCAGAGGGGGTGGCTGAGGAGGGCCGGCAGCCCCTTTTGGCAACCCCAGTCCCATGTCCCTCCTCACCCCGGCTGCGCCGCCGGAtgcctgtgcagctgctgccctgcccagccagggTACTCAAGTCCAAGTCCGAGGCCAACTTGCCCCAGCTCGTGCCCCCTGGCTCCCCAAGCCCCCTTAGCCAGAGCCGAAGCCTCTCTGACCTCTCTGCTGGCCCCCCCTGGACTAGCCAAGCCCCAGGCCTCCTgactgcccccagcagcagcagcagctccacctcTGAGCTCTCAGAGCCAGAGGAGCCAGGGGAGAGTCCTGTACCCCTCCCAggggagctcagctgcagacctCTGCCCACTGCATACCGGACCCTCTCGGACCCCCAGGAGGCACAGCACCGCAAGCTGACGCTGGCACAGCTCTACCGGATCCGGACCACGCTGCTGCTGAACTCCACGCTGACCGCCTCGTAA